Part of the bacterium genome is shown below.
GATTTGAGATTACCATCTATCGAACGAATTATGATCCGCCGGGCCCTGGCCGATGTTGTCCCTATTGTCATCGGTTACATACCCATGGGAGCAGCCTACGCTATCCTCGCCCGTCAGGCGGGGATGGGGTTGTTTCCAACCGTCCTTATGTCCCTCATCGTTTTCGCCGGGGCGAGCCAGTTCATCGCTGTTGGTCTCCTCGCGGGAGGCGCCACAGGTGTTGAAGTTGTCGCCACCACACTTTTTGTAAACCTTCGCCATGTTCTCATGAGTGCGTCCCTTTCACCGCACTACCAGGCTGCACCGAGGGGTCTCCTTCCCTTTGTGGCGTGGGGTGTGACCGACGAGACCTTCGCCATTTCAATCGGGCGCTACCTTTCCGGCGAGGCGGACCACAGGTACGGTCTCACCCTTCACTATACGGCCTACGCCAGCTGGGTTTCCGGAACGGTCGCGGGAGCGCTTGCGGGGGCTCTTATCCCGCCGGCCCTCCAGAGCAGCCTGGAGTTTTCCCTTTATGCCATGTTCGTTGGCCTGGTGGTCCTCCAGCTTACCGACCGGATTCAGCTTGCGGTGGCAGTGACTTCTGCTGGAATGTGCAGTGCTTTTTCCACCTTCATGGGAGGGACGTGGAATATCATAACAGCGGCGATCGTCGGTGCAACCATTGGTTTGGTTCTGGAAATTAAGCTTGGTAAGGGACCTAAAGATGGAGTCGGGCAATGATAGCCGCTGTTATGATCAGTACAAGGAGCAAAGTACAAGGTACAAGGGAAATCCTTTCCTTGTTACCTGTTACTTGTTACTTTTTACCCAGAGGAAAATGAACATGGATACCCAACGCCTCATATCCATTTTCCTCGGCATGATGTTTGTCACCTACATTCCACGACTCCTGCCCCTCTTTGCCCTTAGTCAGGTCAGGCTGCCAGACCTGCTCATGAGCTGGTTGTCCTATTTGCCCGCTGCCATCCTCTCTGCTCTAATTTTACCAGGCGCTCTGATGCGTGACGGTGCGATCGATGCCGGTATTAGCAACCCTTCCCTCTGGGCACTGGCTGCCAGTTTCGTGGTGGCCATCTGGACCAGGAACCTCATCCTGACCATGGTGGTGGGCGGTGTAGTGATATTTCTAGGTCAAATCGTTCTATGAACGATTTGACCATTTGAGGATTGAGCGTTGATTTAATTCGAAATTCTTAAGTCGGAATACGAAATTCCTTTTCCTCCTGGCGTCTGATTACCGATTACTGCTCCTTGACATTGGCCCCGTCTCCGGTCTAATCATCTCAGGTTGTAAACACTGGAGGGAGAAAGGTCAGGAAACGTGTTTACCGTTGTCTCGTACAAATGCAGGTCTGCAAGCGTACTATTTACGGTGTGTGCGATCGTTATCCTGTCACTTGCGCCCATCAACGGTGCATATGCCCTTGACCTGGGAAACCTCACCCTCGCGCAGACAATGAAAATTTCCATCGTGCAGAATCTTTATATTGAAGCTGAAAGTTACACTTTAGCCTCATCGCGGGCGTCGGTCCTCTATGAACAGGGCAAGTTCGATCCAACCTTCAACTTCTCCCTGAGCCATTCCACTGTTGAGGACGAGACACCTACAAGTCTGGCACCAACCAGCGAAGCAAATTTTCGGGGGGACATGAGTCTGCAACTCAACTCTCCCTACGGCACGACATACGAATTCAGGTTGGGGACGGAGTGGGTGACCACCGACCTGGAGTTCGTTCTTGATGAACCCTACTACGAGTCCGAGGTGGCCTTTATTCTGACCCGGCCGCTGCTCAGGGGATATGGAGAGGATATACCGACAACGGGCATTCGCATGGCCAGGAACAACCTGGAAATATCCAGGCTCCAATATGACGAATCGGTATATACAGCTGTGGCAAGCGCTATTGAGGCCTACTGGGAACTGTTCTTCGCCCGTGCGGACCTGGATGTTGCCAGAACATCGCTGGAGTTGGCCCAGAACCTCCTGAAGGAGGTTCGGAACAGGATCCGTGCGGGCAAGCTTGCCTCCCTGGAGGTTTTTAAAGCGGCGTATCGTCAGCAGGATCGAGGGGATACACGACCAACAACAGCCGGTTCTCGTGGGGACACGCTCAGTGGCCGCTTCCGAACACCTGGCTGCTCTTCTGGATGAAAGGGGGATCAAACACCGGGTCCTCAACGCGCGGCAGGATGCCCAGGAAGCCGAGATCATTGCCCAGGCAGGTCAGTTGGGGCATGTGACGGTTGCTACAAATATGGCGGGCAGAGGGACGGACATCAAGCTGGGACCTGGAGTGGAGGAGCTCGGGGGGCTGCATGTTATTGCCACCGAGCACCATGACGCGCGCCGAATCGACCGCCAGCTGTTCGGCCGCTGTGGTCGACAGGGTGATGCGGGTAGTTACGAACTGATCGCCTCGCTGGAGGACCATTTCCTGGCTACCTTTAAGAAAACGACCTTCGGGAGGCTGGCCACGGTTTCAAACCGGACTGGCCGGAGCGTGTCCCACAGGATAGGGGACCTTTTCGCTGCGGGCGCTCAGCGCAAGGCCCAGCGCAGGTATACGGCTGCCCGGAAGGAACTGCTCCGTTTCGATGAGTCTTTGGAGTCAGCCATGGCTTTTTCGGGGAAAGGGGAATAAGTCAGTGCAGGGTGCAGAGTGTAGAGTGTAGAGGGAATCCGAATGGAGAATCAGGAATAAAAAATTTGAGGATTAATGCCGCGCCGTTGTTGCTCTGGATCCTCAATGCTCAATGCGGAATTCTCAATGGCCTATTTTCCCCCCACATGCAGATACGCGATCCCCAAAGTCAGAGCCCTGCATTTAACCTCCGTGAACCCCGCCTCCAACATCTCCTGGCCGAGGCGGATCGGATCAGGAAATTGATCCACGGATTCGGGAAGGTAGCGGTAGGCCTCAGGGTTGCCTGAGATCATCCCCCCGAGAAAGGGCATGACCCGGTGAAAGTAAAAACGGAAAAGGGGGCCTAACAGGGGCCTGTCCACGGGGGAAAATTCCAGGATGATCACCCGTCCTCCAGGAACCAGGACCCTGGCCATTTCCCTGAGCCCCTCAACCCGGTGAGCCAGGTTCCGCAGCCCGAAGGCGATGGTAACGGCCCCAAAGGTGTTTTCCCTGAAGGGAAGGGCGTAGGCGTCTCCTCCCGTAAGCCGGACCCTCTTAGACCCGCCGGCGTAAACTTTGCCCGCGCCGATTCGCAGCATGGGGAGAGCAAAATCGGTTCCGACGATGAGCCGCTCGCCGGGGCACCTCTCTTCCAGAGTCATGGCCACGTCGGCAGTGCCGGTGGCGATGTCGAGGATAGGGCTGTTTCCCCCTTCCGGTATCTCGGAGGCAAGTTCCCGCCGCCACCGCACATCGATGCCCAGGCTGAAAAGGCGGTTTAAAAGGTCGTACCGCCCCGCGATGGACGAGAACATTTTGCGGACGGCGGGGGAACCGGTTTTTATAGGTTCGGACATTTAACTCTCCGGTAATGCTGAGGTGTTTGACGTTCTAAAATATATCCGAATCAAGATGGAATTAGAAGGGAAAGCAAGTTAGGATCAGTTGTCCGAACCTTGAAACGGAGAAACGGAGAAACGGGAAATCGGTGAAAGGAAAGAATGCAGAACACAGAACGCAGCACGCAAAAGAAGATCAAAACCAGGTTATCGCTCTTGCAATGAAATATGCTCTCCCGAATTAAGGGTTTTCTCATTCCGTTTAAATTTTTCTCTGCGTAATTCTGCGATGGTTCCTTATGGTAACCTCTGCGCAACTCTGCGTAAAAAGGTCTAACCGTTTTAGCAGGCACTTAAAAGCCGGAGCATCGCTCCGGCCTCTATCTGGAATTTGGAATCTGAAATTTGAAATTAGCCCTCAATCATTTTCAAAAACTCTTCCACGATCGTCTGGTCCCACATCCCCTTGTCGGCCTCCAGGCGCAGGATTCCGGCCGACTCCTCCGGTGTGAAGGCTGGCCTGTAGGGCCGACGTCTGGTGAGGGTATCGTAGACATCAACTGCCGAAACTATCCTTGCCAGGAGGGGGATGCTGTCACCCTTAAGGCCCTCGGGATAACCTTTTCCGTCTGATCGCTCGTGGTGGTGCTTTATAATGGGGAGGGCGCTGTCGAGCATGGTGAAGGCCCGGCATAGATCGTAGCCAAGCTTTGCGTGTGATTTGACCATCATGAACTCTTCGGCAGAAAGCATCCCCTCTTTTGCCATGATCTTTCCGGGCAGGAAGATCTTACCCACATCGTGGAGCAGCCCCCCCCATCTCAGGGCTTCCAGCTCTTCCCGGTCAAGTCCGAGGCGTGTTCCGAGGGCCACCGCACGGTTGGACACCTGCTGGCCGTGGCCCTGAACATCTACGTCCCCCTCCTCCAGAAGCCGTATGAGCTTTTTGAGAAAACTTCCGACCTCTTCGGTTCCTGACTTC
Proteins encoded:
- a CDS encoding AzlC family ABC transporter permease, with product MRLPSIERIMIRRALADVVPIVIGYIPMGAAYAILARQAGMGLFPTVLMSLIVFAGASQFIAVGLLAGGATGVEVVATTLFVNLRHVLMSASLSPHYQAAPRGLLPFVAWGVTDETFAISIGRYLSGEADHRYGLTLHYTAYASWVSGTVAGALAGALIPPALQSSLEFSLYAMFVGLVVLQLTDRIQLAVAVTSAGMCSAFSTFMGGTWNIITAAIVGATIGLVLEIKLGKGPKDGVGQ
- a CDS encoding AzlD domain-containing protein translates to MDTQRLISIFLGMMFVTYIPRLLPLFALSQVRLPDLLMSWLSYLPAAILSALILPGALMRDGAIDAGISNPSLWALAASFVVAIWTRNLILTMVVGGVVIFLGQIVL
- the ubiE gene encoding bifunctional demethylmenaquinone methyltransferase/2-methoxy-6-polyprenyl-1,4-benzoquinol methylase UbiE, with the protein product MSEPIKTGSPAVRKMFSSIAGRYDLLNRLFSLGIDVRWRRELASEIPEGGNSPILDIATGTADVAMTLEERCPGERLIVGTDFALPMLRIGAGKVYAGGSKRVRLTGGDAYALPFRENTFGAVTIAFGLRNLAHRVEGLREMARVLVPGGRVIILEFSPVDRPLLGPLFRFYFHRVMPFLGGMISGNPEAYRYLPESVDQFPDPIRLGQEMLEAGFTEVKCRALTLGIAYLHVGGK
- a CDS encoding TolC family protein; the protein is MFTVVSYKCRSASVLFTVCAIVILSLAPINGAYALDLGNLTLAQTMKISIVQNLYIEAESYTLASSRASVLYEQGKFDPTFNFSLSHSTVEDETPTSLAPTSEANFRGDMSLQLNSPYGTTYEFRLGTEWVTTDLEFVLDEPYYESEVAFILTRPLLRGYGEDIPTTGIRMARNNLEISRLQYDESVYTAVASAIEAYWELFFARADLDVARTSLELAQNLLKEVRNRIRAGKLASLEVFKAAYRQQDRGDTRPTTAGSRGDTLSGRFRTPGCSSG